The following coding sequences are from one Pseudomonas mendocina window:
- a CDS encoding ABC transporter permease, with protein MPMRERLRLVGLLTPVTLIIGVFFLAPLTIMAVYSLLEPGLYGGVEWSFYPDNFGRVLGWADGVNEEFDPVYLEIILRSFKLAGLTVLATLALCYPAAFWVARQPERMRNFCLFLITLPFFTSLIVRLYAWLLILRPSGVINTTLLALGIHNPVELIYTETAVLIGMTYIFIPFMFMPVYASVEKLDKRLLEASADLGASRWQSFWKVIFPLTLPGIAAGSIIVFIPSLGNFIVPSLLGGARVLMIGSLVEQQFLAARNWPFGAALAMLLMAAVLVCLVLYVLAQGRNSAPEASR; from the coding sequence ATGCCAATGCGCGAGCGCCTGCGCCTGGTCGGCCTGCTGACCCCGGTGACGCTGATCATCGGCGTGTTCTTCCTCGCCCCGCTGACCATCATGGCCGTCTACAGCCTGCTCGAGCCGGGGCTTTACGGCGGCGTCGAGTGGAGCTTCTACCCGGACAACTTCGGCCGGGTGCTGGGCTGGGCCGATGGCGTCAACGAGGAGTTCGATCCGGTCTACCTGGAAATCATCCTGCGCTCGTTCAAGCTGGCCGGGCTGACCGTGCTGGCGACCTTGGCGCTGTGCTACCCGGCGGCCTTCTGGGTGGCGCGTCAGCCGGAGCGGATGCGCAACTTCTGCCTGTTCCTGATCACCCTGCCGTTCTTCACCAGCCTGATCGTGCGCCTCTACGCCTGGCTGCTGATCCTGCGCCCCAGCGGGGTGATCAACACCACGCTGCTGGCGCTGGGCATCCACAACCCGGTGGAGCTGATCTACACCGAGACCGCGGTGCTGATCGGCATGACCTACATCTTCATCCCGTTCATGTTCATGCCCGTCTACGCCAGCGTCGAGAAGCTCGACAAGCGCCTGCTGGAAGCCTCCGCCGACCTTGGCGCGAGCCGCTGGCAGAGCTTCTGGAAGGTGATCTTCCCGCTGACCCTGCCGGGTATCGCCGCCGGCTCGATCATCGTGTTCATTCCCAGCCTGGGTAACTTCATCGTGCCGTCACTGCTCGGCGGCGCGCGCGTATTGATGATCGGCAGCCTGGTCGAGCAGCAGTTTCTCGCCGCGCGCAACTGGCCGTTCGGCGCCGCCCTGGCCATGCTGCTGATGGCCGCGGTGCTGGTGTGTCTGGTGCTCTACGTGCTGGCGCAAGGGCGCAACAGCGCACCGGAGGCCAGCCGATGA
- a CDS encoding P1 family peptidase, which translates to MAKPRARELGLPLPGTPGPYNAITDVPGVLVGYRTLDGVAANGRRIQTGVTAILPRGRDSEAQPVWAGFHALNGNGEMTGTHWIEHGGYFVGPLCITNSHSVGIVHHAAARWTIQQYADAWQREHLWAMPVVAETYDGVINDINGQHVSEADALAALDAAQGGAIAEGNVGGGNGMICYGYKGGTGSASRLVEIDGQTYTLGALVQANHGQRAWLKVCGVPVGERLEDELPAGLERERGSIIVILATDAPLLPHQLKRLAQRAGLGIALAGTPGGNNSGDIFLAFSVANPRPLPQVSQARLNLDYLNDECFDALYLAAVQATDEAVLNAMLAAEDSPMQKPEGTCRAIDGERLRELVVGV; encoded by the coding sequence ATGGCTAAACCTCGCGCCCGCGAACTCGGCCTGCCGCTGCCCGGCACCCCCGGCCCGTACAACGCCATCACCGACGTGCCCGGCGTGCTGGTCGGCTACCGCACCCTCGATGGCGTGGCCGCCAACGGCCGGCGCATCCAGACCGGCGTCACCGCCATCCTGCCGCGTGGCCGCGATAGCGAGGCGCAGCCGGTATGGGCGGGCTTTCATGCGCTCAACGGCAATGGCGAGATGACCGGCACGCACTGGATCGAACATGGTGGCTACTTCGTCGGCCCGCTGTGCATCACCAACTCGCACAGCGTCGGCATCGTCCATCACGCCGCCGCACGCTGGACGATCCAGCAGTACGCCGATGCCTGGCAGCGCGAGCACCTGTGGGCCATGCCGGTGGTGGCCGAGACCTACGACGGGGTGATCAACGACATCAACGGCCAGCATGTCAGCGAGGCCGATGCCCTGGCTGCGCTGGATGCGGCGCAAGGCGGTGCCATCGCCGAAGGCAACGTTGGCGGCGGCAACGGCATGATTTGCTACGGCTACAAGGGCGGCACCGGCAGCGCTTCGCGCCTGGTCGAAATCGACGGCCAAACCTACACCCTCGGCGCCCTGGTGCAGGCCAACCATGGTCAGCGCGCCTGGCTCAAGGTCTGTGGCGTGCCGGTCGGCGAGCGCCTGGAAGATGAACTGCCAGCCGGGCTGGAGCGCGAGCGCGGCTCGATCATCGTCATCCTCGCCACCGACGCGCCGTTGCTGCCGCACCAGCTCAAGCGCCTGGCCCAGCGCGCCGGCCTCGGCATCGCCCTGGCCGGCACGCCGGGTGGCAACAACTCCGGCGATATCTTCCTGGCCTTCAGTGTGGCCAACCCACGGCCCTTGCCACAGGTGTCGCAAGCGCGGCTGAACCTCGACTACCTCAACGACGAGTGCTTCGACGCCCTGTACCTGGCCGCCGTGCAGGCCACCGACGAGGCGGTGCTCAACGCCATGCTGGCTGCCGAGGATTCTCCGATGCAGAAGCCCGAAGGGACGTGCCGGGCCATCGATGGCGAGCGTTTGCGTGAATTGGTGGTCGGGGTGTGA
- a CDS encoding ABC transporter ATP-binding protein — protein sequence MTAFTQIAPVVEIRGAVKHYRAPEGHLVRALDGLDLAVGANEFVTLLGPSGCGKTTLLRTISGFEQLDGGELLIQGQPMNLVPPHRRPVHTVFQSYALFPHMSIGDNVGYALDVRGVGKTEKRQRVGEALEMVGLAGMERRKPGQLSGGQQQRVALARAIVDRPALLLLDEPLSALDRQLRQAMQRELKNLQHELGIAFVFVTHDQEEALTMSDRIVVLNGGHIQQIGAPAEIYHRPANAFVAGFIGESNLFDVHVGSVNDGIAYLLDSQGDLLQVRHPGLRVGQYAQLMLRPEQFHLQCPGEGFAALEGRLEQLLFIGKDFELLLRTSHGRLVKAVLRDAAPQRLRTGDSVQLWYGLTAAHLIPGGA from the coding sequence ATGACCGCTTTCACCCAAATCGCGCCGGTGGTCGAGATCCGTGGCGCGGTGAAGCACTACCGTGCGCCGGAAGGGCATCTGGTACGTGCCCTCGACGGCCTCGACCTGGCTGTCGGCGCCAATGAATTCGTCACCCTGCTGGGGCCGTCCGGCTGCGGCAAGACCACGTTGCTGCGTACCATCAGCGGCTTCGAGCAACTCGATGGCGGCGAGCTGCTGATCCAAGGCCAGCCGATGAACCTGGTGCCGCCGCACCGCCGCCCGGTGCACACGGTGTTCCAGAGCTATGCGCTGTTCCCGCACATGAGCATCGGCGACAACGTCGGCTATGCGCTGGATGTGCGCGGCGTCGGCAAGACCGAGAAACGCCAGCGCGTCGGCGAGGCGCTGGAGATGGTCGGCCTGGCCGGCATGGAGCGGCGCAAGCCCGGCCAGCTGTCCGGCGGTCAGCAGCAACGTGTGGCGCTGGCCCGCGCCATCGTCGATCGCCCGGCCCTGCTGCTGCTCGACGAGCCGCTGTCGGCGCTCGACCGCCAGCTACGGCAGGCCATGCAGCGCGAGCTGAAGAACCTGCAGCACGAGTTGGGCATCGCCTTCGTCTTCGTCACCCACGATCAGGAAGAAGCGCTGACCATGAGCGACCGTATCGTCGTGCTCAATGGCGGCCATATCCAGCAGATCGGTGCTCCCGCGGAGATCTACCACCGCCCGGCCAACGCCTTCGTCGCCGGCTTCATCGGCGAGAGCAACCTGTTCGACGTGCACGTCGGCTCGGTCAACGACGGCATCGCCTACCTGCTCGACAGCCAGGGTGACCTGCTGCAGGTGCGCCATCCCGGCCTGAGAGTGGGCCAATACGCCCAGCTCATGCTACGCCCCGAGCAGTTCCACCTGCAGTGCCCCGGCGAGGGTTTCGCCGCGCTGGAAGGACGCCTGGAGCAACTGCTGTTCATCGGCAAGGACTTCGAATTGCTGCTGCGCACCAGCCACGGCCGCCTGGTCAAGGCGGTGCTGCGTGACGCCGCGCCGCAACGCCTGCGCACCGGCGATAGCGTGCAGCTCTGGTATGGGCTTACGGCCGCGCACCTGATCCCCGGAGGTGCCTGA
- a CDS encoding NIPSNAP family protein translates to MITCYLRYIVDPYKLKEFEHYAKLWIPLVERFGGSHHGYFLPSEGANNVALALFSFPSLADYERYRQDSFADAECQAAFRYAEETRCILSYERSFLRPVFD, encoded by the coding sequence ATGATCACCTGCTACCTGCGCTATATCGTCGACCCCTACAAGCTCAAGGAATTCGAGCACTACGCCAAGCTGTGGATTCCGCTGGTGGAGCGTTTCGGCGGCAGCCATCATGGCTACTTCCTGCCCTCGGAAGGTGCCAACAACGTCGCCCTGGCGCTGTTCAGCTTCCCCAGCCTGGCTGACTACGAACGCTATCGGCAGGACTCCTTCGCCGACGCCGAATGCCAGGCGGCCTTCCGCTATGCCGAAGAGACGCGCTGTATCCTCAGCTACGAGCGCAGCTTCTTGCGCCCCGTGTTCGACTAG
- a CDS encoding spermidine/putrescine ABC transporter substrate-binding protein yields MPILRHLALCVALGSGLVTGAAQAAEELRLYNWGDYINPEVLTRFTAETGIKVSLDTYGSNEEMLAKLQAGAKGYDIVFPSVHMHDTMAALGLLEKTDINQDVAFANIDPAFLRSKSDPKGEYCMPYAWGSVGIFYNKNKVSKPIESWDDFFAEAKAGKKVIMLDDMRETLGVGLIKDGKSVNSTEPGELKQAADWLIERKPLISAFTYDSVPMVQSGDAAAAHYFVGAMMYVKQDPQNLAYVIPKEGATMYQEDMCVLKSAPNKANAKRFMSFFLQPEIAALNTAQQMNGTPNKEALKLLPAELRDNPQVNPPAEVMAKLQIFEDIGKGLKQYDRVWTRVRTAN; encoded by the coding sequence ATGCCCATACTGCGTCATCTCGCCCTGTGCGTCGCGCTTGGCAGCGGCCTCGTCACCGGCGCCGCCCAGGCCGCCGAAGAACTTCGCCTGTACAACTGGGGCGACTACATCAACCCCGAGGTGCTGACCCGCTTCACCGCCGAGACCGGCATCAAGGTGTCGCTCGACACCTACGGCAGCAACGAAGAGATGCTGGCCAAGCTGCAGGCCGGCGCCAAAGGCTACGACATCGTCTTCCCCTCGGTGCACATGCACGACACCATGGCCGCCCTCGGTCTGCTGGAGAAGACCGACATCAACCAGGACGTCGCCTTCGCCAATATCGACCCCGCCTTCCTGCGTTCCAAGTCCGACCCCAAGGGCGAATACTGCATGCCCTACGCCTGGGGCAGCGTGGGCATCTTCTACAACAAGAACAAGGTCTCCAAGCCGATCGAGAGCTGGGACGACTTCTTCGCCGAGGCCAAGGCCGGCAAGAAGGTGATCATGCTCGACGACATGCGCGAAACCCTCGGCGTCGGCCTGATCAAGGACGGCAAGTCGGTCAACAGCACCGAGCCAGGCGAACTCAAGCAGGCCGCCGACTGGCTGATCGAACGCAAACCGCTGATCTCCGCCTTCACCTACGACAGCGTGCCGATGGTGCAGTCCGGTGATGCCGCCGCCGCGCACTATTTCGTCGGCGCCATGATGTACGTGAAGCAGGATCCGCAGAACCTCGCCTACGTCATCCCCAAGGAAGGCGCGACGATGTACCAGGAGGACATGTGCGTGCTCAAGAGCGCGCCGAACAAGGCCAACGCCAAGCGCTTCATGAGCTTCTTCCTGCAGCCGGAGATCGCTGCGCTGAACACCGCGCAGCAAATGAACGGCACGCCGAACAAGGAAGCGCTGAAGTTGCTGCCGGCCGAGCTGCGTGACAACCCGCAGGTCAACCCGCCGGCCGAGGTGATGGCCAAGCTGCAGATCTTCGAAGATATCGGCAAGGGTCTGAAGCAGTACGACCGGGTGTGGACGCGCGTGCGTACCGCCAACTGA
- a CDS encoding ABC transporter permease: MNTLLANLGRRLLGGYSLAFFVFLYLPIGLIVAYSFNSNPINMMIWDGFSLDWYRSLFGLSTNLSENALYVESTDQLLAALRTSLVVALTTTAISTVIGTLTALAIARYRFRLQTFYRVLLFMPMLMPDIVLGIALLIFFVGVGMPLGKGSIIIGHCTFLISYVFLIVSARLAGMDTRLEEASADLGASPWTTFRRVTLPQILPGVVGGALLAFIISMDDLVITYFIAGVDSTTLPVFIYGMIRRGIKPEINAIATLLLIASLLIAALGLYLRNRKPATSQDDSHG, from the coding sequence ATGAACACCTTGCTCGCCAACCTTGGGCGCCGTCTGCTGGGCGGCTACAGCCTGGCCTTCTTCGTCTTCCTGTACCTGCCGATCGGCCTGATCGTCGCCTACTCGTTCAACAGCAACCCGATCAACATGATGATCTGGGACGGCTTCAGCCTGGACTGGTATCGCTCGTTGTTCGGCCTATCCACCAACCTCAGCGAGAACGCGCTGTACGTCGAATCCACCGACCAGTTGCTGGCCGCGCTGCGCACCAGCCTGGTGGTGGCGCTGACGACCACGGCGATCTCCACCGTGATCGGCACGCTCACCGCGCTGGCGATTGCGCGCTATCGCTTCCGCCTGCAGACGTTCTACCGGGTGCTGCTGTTCATGCCGATGCTGATGCCCGACATCGTGCTTGGCATCGCCTTGCTGATCTTCTTCGTCGGCGTCGGCATGCCGCTGGGCAAGGGCTCGATCATCATCGGCCATTGCACCTTCCTGATCAGCTACGTGTTCCTGATCGTCAGCGCGCGCCTGGCCGGCATGGACACGCGCCTGGAGGAAGCTTCGGCCGACCTTGGCGCCTCACCCTGGACGACCTTTCGCCGCGTGACCCTGCCGCAGATCCTGCCCGGCGTGGTCGGTGGCGCTCTGCTGGCGTTCATCATCTCGATGGACGACCTGGTGATCACCTACTTCATCGCCGGGGTGGACTCCACCACGCTGCCGGTCTTCATCTACGGCATGATCCGCCGCGGCATCAAGCCGGAGATCAACGCCATCGCCACCCTGCTGCTGATTGCCTCGCTGCTGATCGCCGCCCTCGGCCTGTACCTGCGCAATCGCAAGCCCGCCACTTCCCAGGATGACTCCCATGGCTAA